Genomic DNA from Chaetodon trifascialis isolate fChaTrf1 chromosome 19, fChaTrf1.hap1, whole genome shotgun sequence:
TCAGACTAAACAGTAGATTGAGTAATCAAGAAAATATTGTTCAGATTAAGCGATAATGAAAGTAATTGTTAGTTGCACCTTTTAGCTCATTTATGTGATTTTTGAAGGCTGTGAAGATGCGAGAACTGTTAAGAAAAATAGTTAATTCTATGGTAAATGTATTCACGCCGCATTTGCTTAAGAGCCCAAACTCTAAATGTTAATAATtatcttttttgtctttaaaacaGAGCAACAGTCGCAGTGTGGGAGCAGACTACATGGGGAAGGTGAGCTACCAGGACTCGATGAGGGAACAGATGGCTGTTGCCAACCCCAACACTACAGGTCTGAAAGCCCCAGGTACGTAACTGTCCACTGGGACTAAATGCCAggtttcttcttttattttccatccaGGCGTGTTCATTCAGCCTCCATATTGTTTAAAGTATTTGGGATGTTTGctgaaagaaatgacaaaacatgCTGACAAAGGGAGAGTGAGTCACTGCATCATGTAATGGGAGAAGTTTTTTTGGTTTGCATTCATAATGAGAGTAATGGTCCTTTCAAAGAAAGACGTGCATTAGAATATGTTGGCAGCCATTGTTTGTGTCAGCAGGCGCTGTTGAGTTTTGACAGCTAGTCTAGACCTTAATTAAACAGTACAAGAACAAAACAATATAGGGAAATATTGATGTTGAGCGAATCTCACGAGGAACAGTACACAGATTTGGTCTTCACAATGTTAGCTATCATTCCTACTGTATTTATTAACATTGTACACATCAAGTGAATATTTACTCTTGGAAACACAGTCAGAGGGCACAGCAGTCCTCTGCCTGCATGCATATGTGTCAACTTTACATATTTTACACAGTAGAACAACTGTGTAGCTGTGAAGAGCTTATTTAGACCTGTTTAGTTCCAGCATTAGATGGGCTTTGGTTTGGATTATTTTGGCTGCTGCTAGGATGCAGGACTGCGAGTCATGGTTATCACTTCACCACGATTGTATTCTTGTGTCTGTAGGAGCTTCTCACATCCAGCAGGCTGTGCTGAGGAGGCCGAGCTGGAAAGGTTCTAAGGAGTCTTTGGCTCCTCGACACGGTCCTATCATGGTGGATGGAATGATGTACCGCTCAGACAGCCCCGGACCACCTCCTGCCTTCCCACAGGGTCACCCTGCCAGCAGCCAGAGAGTCAATCCTCCACTGCCGCCTCAGGTGCGCAGTGTCACACCTCCACCAAACCGTGGCGCCATGCCTCCTGCGCCATCCTGGGACAGTAATCCATCAACCAAGCGCTACTCAGGCAACATGGATTACCTTGTGCCCCGCATCTCTCCGGTACCTCAGGGGGCCTGGCCTGATGGGTACCAAGCTTCAGCACCTCAGAATCAGCGCGGGATCAGCCCAGTGCCGATGGGCCACCAGCCCATCATAATGCAAAGCTCAGGGGGGAATAAGTTCACCTTCCCCTCCAGCTGGTCTCAGAGTGGCTCCCCTCAACCAGACTACATGGCAGGGGGCAGCAGACAGCCTCCCCCCCCTTACCCAGTCAACCAGAGTAGTCGGCACAGTCCCACTGACCAGCAGATGCAGTCAGGAGGACCCGCGTCGTCTCCCTCGTACGTCAACGGTGGAAACATCCCTCAGTCCATGATGGTTCCCAACCGGAACAGTCACAACCTGGACATGTACAACATAGGTCCTCCTCAGTCCTGGTCCCAGGGTCAGTCCCAGTCTTCCTCTGGCAACAGCAGCAACCAGGATCTGTCGCCGTCCTGGCAGCACAACATGCCAGTCCGCTCTAACTCCTTCAACAACCACCAGCTGAACGGCAGACCAGCCCACCCGGCCAGCTCCCAGCCCTCTGCCACCACAGTCACTGCCATCACCCAGGCTCCCATCCTGCAGCCTGTCAAAAGCATGCGTGTCCAGAAACCTGAGTTACACACAGCTGTCGCACCCACGCACCCTCCATGGATGCAGCAGgctccaccacctccagctGCACCTGCTTACCAAGAACCTCCAGCCCCTGTACCCCAGATCCCTGTTGTAGCAGAAGTCCCCAGCTACCAGGGCCCGCCTCCGCCATATCCTAGgcatctcctccagcagcaggctgcacCCTGCCCCCCTGCCTACGATCCAGGGGCCAACAAGCTCGGCACAGGCAGAGAGGAGTCCGCCGAAGAGgagagcggcggcggcggcggtgacGGCTCGCGAGACAAGATGACGGAAACTCCGGAAAGCACCACAGcgacagagaaggagaagaagcaaATCACCACATCGCCCGTTCCCGTCCGGCGGAACAAGAGAGACGAAGAGCGGCGAGGAGAGTCCGGAAGAGTCGCACTGTACTCCCCACAGGCTTTCAAGTTCTTCATGGAGCAACATGTGGAGAACATCCTAAAGAACCATCAGCAGAGGATTcggaggaggaagcagctggaAAGTGAGATGCAAAGGGTGAGAACAAAAACAACCGTAGTCACGTAACTGTCTTAATGAATTGACTGGAGCTACAAATGAACCTGTTTAAAGGAATACCTGTCACCCTTCAAACTTTGCTCCGTACTGTCCTGTCGTCACTGTATTATCTGTCTCTGAGACGGTGTCTTTTTCTGGGCTgacctttttcttcctttctctcctcgcTGTCACTAACAGCTGATCTAAAAAGGTAAAGGTATCTCTGCTGTCCTGTGACACAGAATAGTCCACAAACATCAGTTATTCAAGTAAGCTTGTGTTGAGAGACTGGTCTTTTGGATTTTAAATGTACTacatgcagcatgttgtggCTGATGGAAATGCATCCCACTCCATCTCACTGATCGTGGCACTGATCGAGCgtttgtgttttggactaaaGTGATGATTAATGCATGAGGAAAATACAGTCATTTTGCAGTTacagttcattttaaatgcattttgcacTGGTTGTCAGTTTGTATCTAACCTGGaccactttgtgtttttatgccaCTTCTTTGAGATCATGTGCGTCATTAATTCACCTCTGACTGTGTCCTGTGCTCAGGTGGGTTTGTCCTCAGAAGCTCAGGAGCAGATGCGTATGATGCTCTGCCAGAAAGAGTCCAACTACATCCGGCTTAAGCGGGCCAAGATGGACAAATCCATGTTCAAACGAATCAAGACCCTCGGGATCGGAGCCTTCGGCGAGG
This window encodes:
- the lats1 gene encoding serine/threonine-protein kinase LATS1 isoform X3, which encodes MKRGEKPEGYRQMRPKTFPTSNHSGNSQQMLQEIRNSLRNLSKPSDPPKVDVGGAGKMLSEDPRQQGRCSNPKHPYHKALQEIRKSLMPFANEPGTSGSESNSRSVGADYMGKVSYQDSMREQMAVANPNTTGLKAPGASHIQQAVLRRPSWKGSKESLAPRHGPIMVDGMMYRSDSPGPPPAFPQGHPASSQRVNPPLPPQVRSVTPPPNRGAMPPAPSWDSNPSTKRYSGNMDYLVPRISPVPQGAWPDGYQASAPQNQRGISPVPMGHQPIIMQSSGGNKFTFPSSWSQSGSPQPDYMAGGSRQPPPPYPVNQSSRHSPTDQQMQSGGPASSPSYVNGGNIPQSMMVPNRNSHNLDMYNIGPPQSWSQGQSQSSSGNSSNQDLSPSWQHNMPVRSNSFNNHQLNGRPAHPASSQPSATTVTAITQAPILQPVKSMRVQKPELHTAVAPTHPPWMQQAPPPPAAPAYQEPPAPVPQIPVVAEVPSYQGPPPPYPRHLLQQQAAPCPPAYDPGANKLGTGREESAEEESGGGGGDGSRDKMTETPESTTATEKEKKQITTSPVPVRRNKRDEERRGESGRVALYSPQAFKFFMEQHVENILKNHQQRIRRRKQLESEMQRVRTKTTVGLSSEAQEQMRMMLCQKESNYIRLKRAKMDKSMFKRIKTLGIGAFGEVCLARKEDTGALYAMKTLRKKDVLLRNQVAHVKAERDILAEADNEWVVRLYYSFQDKDNLYFVMEYIPGGDMMSLLIRLGIFKEELAQFYIAELTCAVESVHKMGFIHRDIKPDNILIDRDGHIKLTDFGLCTGFRWTHDSKYYQSGDHVRQDSMDFSKEWEDPASCRCSDRLKPLERRKARQHQRCLAHSLVGTPNYIAPEVLLRTGYTQLCDWWSVGVILYEMVVGQPPFLATTPLETQLKVINWKSMLHIPPSAKLSPEASDLIVKLCRGPEDRLGKNGADEIKAHPFFKTIDFSSDQRQQVAPYIPTIAHSTDTSNFDPVDPDKLWSSDSDGEGNLNDTLNVWFRNGKHPEHAFYEFTFRRFFDDNGHPYSCPKPIEYEGYNEDEADSEGPALEAGGGSAPQGRDLVYV
- the lats1 gene encoding serine/threonine-protein kinase LATS1 isoform X1, with the protein product MKRGEKPEGYRQMRPKTFPTSNHSGNSQQMLQEIRNSLRNLSKPSDPPKVDVGGAGKMLSEDPRQQGRCSNPKHPYHKALQEIRKSLMPFANEPGTSGSEVNKHLSLEPPFVMFEESNSRSVGADYMGKVSYQDSMREQMAVANPNTTGLKAPGASHIQQAVLRRPSWKGSKESLAPRHGPIMVDGMMYRSDSPGPPPAFPQGHPASSQRVNPPLPPQVRSVTPPPNRGAMPPAPSWDSNPSTKRYSGNMDYLVPRISPVPQGAWPDGYQASAPQNQRGISPVPMGHQPIIMQSSGGNKFTFPSSWSQSGSPQPDYMAGGSRQPPPPYPVNQSSRHSPTDQQMQSGGPASSPSYVNGGNIPQSMMVPNRNSHNLDMYNIGPPQSWSQGQSQSSSGNSSNQDLSPSWQHNMPVRSNSFNNHQLNGRPAHPASSQPSATTVTAITQAPILQPVKSMRVQKPELHTAVAPTHPPWMQQAPPPPAAPAYQEPPAPVPQIPVVAEVPSYQGPPPPYPRHLLQQQAAPCPPAYDPGANKLGTGREESAEEESGGGGGDGSRDKMTETPESTTATEKEKKQITTSPVPVRRNKRDEERRGESGRVALYSPQAFKFFMEQHVENILKNHQQRIRRRKQLESEMQRVRTKTTVGLSSEAQEQMRMMLCQKESNYIRLKRAKMDKSMFKRIKTLGIGAFGEVCLARKEDTGALYAMKTLRKKDVLLRNQVAHVKAERDILAEADNEWVVRLYYSFQDKDNLYFVMEYIPGGDMMSLLIRLGIFKEELAQFYIAELTCAVESVHKMGFIHRDIKPDNILIDRDGHIKLTDFGLCTGFRWTHDSKYYQSGDHVRQDSMDFSKEWEDPASCRCSDRLKPLERRKARQHQRCLAHSLVGTPNYIAPEVLLRTGYTQLCDWWSVGVILYEMVVGQPPFLATTPLETQLKVINWKSMLHIPPSAKLSPEASDLIVKLCRGPEDRLGKNGADEIKAHPFFKTIDFSSDQRQQVAPYIPTIAHSTDTSNFDPVDPDKLWSSDSDGEGNLNDTLNVWFRNGKHPEHAFYEFTFRRFFDDNGHPYSCPKPIEYEGYNEDEADSEGPALEAGGGSAPQGRDLVYV
- the lats1 gene encoding serine/threonine-protein kinase LATS1 isoform X2 is translated as MKRGEKPEGYRQMRPKTFPTSNHSGNSQQMLQEIRNSLRNLSKPSDPPKVDVGGAGKMLSEDPRQQGRCSNPKHPYHKALQEIRKSLMPFANEPGTSGSEVNKHLSLEPPFVMFEESNSRSVGADYMGKVSYQDSMREQMAVANPNTTGLKAPGASHIQQAVLRRPSWKGSKESLAPRHGPIMVDGMMYRSDSPGPPPAFPQGHPASSQRVNPPLPPQVRSVTPPPNRGAMPPAPSWDSNPSTKRYSGNMDYLVPRISPVPQGAWPDGYQASAPQNQRGISPVPMGHQPIIMQSSGGNKFTFPSSWSQSGSPQPDYMAGGSRQPPPPYPVNQSSRHSPTDQQMQSGGPASSPSYVNGGNIPQSMMVPNRNSHNLDMYNIGPPQSWSQGQSQSSSGNSSNQDLSPSWQHNMPVRSNSFNNHQLNGRPAHPASSQPSATTVTAITQAPILQPVKSMRVQKPELHTAVAPTHPPWMQQAPPPPAAPAYQEPPAPVPQIPVVAEVPSYQGPPPPYPRHLLQQQAAPCPPAYDPGANKLGTGREESAEEESGGGGGDGSRDKMTETPESTTATEKEKKQITTSPVPVRRNKRDEERRGESGRVALYSPQAFKFFMEQHVENILKNHQQRIRRRKQLESEMQRVGLSSEAQEQMRMMLCQKESNYIRLKRAKMDKSMFKRIKTLGIGAFGEVCLARKEDTGALYAMKTLRKKDVLLRNQVAHVKAERDILAEADNEWVVRLYYSFQDKDNLYFVMEYIPGGDMMSLLIRLGIFKEELAQFYIAELTCAVESVHKMGFIHRDIKPDNILIDRDGHIKLTDFGLCTGFRWTHDSKYYQSGDHVRQDSMDFSKEWEDPASCRCSDRLKPLERRKARQHQRCLAHSLVGTPNYIAPEVLLRTGYTQLCDWWSVGVILYEMVVGQPPFLATTPLETQLKVINWKSMLHIPPSAKLSPEASDLIVKLCRGPEDRLGKNGADEIKAHPFFKTIDFSSDQRQQVAPYIPTIAHSTDTSNFDPVDPDKLWSSDSDGEGNLNDTLNVWFRNGKHPEHAFYEFTFRRFFDDNGHPYSCPKPIEYEGYNEDEADSEGPALEAGGGSAPQGRDLVYV
- the lats1 gene encoding serine/threonine-protein kinase LATS1 isoform X4, which encodes MKRGEKPEGYRQMRPKTFPTSNHSGNSQQMLQEIRNSLRNLSKPSDPPKVDVGGAGKMLSEDPRQQGRCSNPKHPYHKALQEIRKSLMPFANEPGTSGSEVNKHLSLEPPFVMFEESNSRSVGADYMGKVSYQDSMREQMAVANPNTTGLKAPGASHIQQAVLRRPSWKGSKESLAPRHGPIMVDGMMYRSDSPGPPPAFPQGHPASSQRVNPPLPPQVRSVTPPPNRGAMPPAPSWDSNPSTKRYSGNMDYLVPRISPVPQGAWPDGYQASAPQNQRGISPVPMGHQPIIMQSSGGNKFTFPSSWSQSGSPQPDYMAGGSRQPPPPYPVNQSSRHSPTDQQMQSGGPASSPSYVNGGNIPQSMMVPNRNSHNLDMYNIGPPQSWSQGQSQSSSGNSSNQDLSPSWQHNMPVRSNSFNNHQLNGRPAHPASSQPSATTVTAITQAPILQPVKSMRVQKPELHTAVAPTHPPWMQQAPPPPAAPAYQEPPAPVPQIPVVAEVPSYQGPPPPYPRHLLQQQAAPCPPAYDPGANKLGTGREESAEEESGGGGGDGSRDKMTETPESTTATEKEKKQITTSPVPVRRNKRDEERRGESGRVALYSPQAFKFFMEQHVENILKNHQQRIRRRKQLESEMQRLI